In the Burkholderia glumae LMG 2196 = ATCC 33617 genome, one interval contains:
- the pelG gene encoding exopolysaccharide Pel transporter PelG, which produces MAGIGFELRKMLRRNTLTGLMQAYTYAGLIGAGPWVLSIVGILLIGVLSVPFAQPNGAVTQFQVSVTYLIAVSLVLTGPLQLWYTRFTSDRLFEKRRDLVLPNFHAVMAVVTVVSAVAGALLVLFAFGGQTAAYRLLMLAGFVVMGNIWIATIFLSGMKRYVAIIVVFFVGYAVTTAAALALAGFGLAGLLAGFVAGQTLLLCGLLGLIYRDFESDRFISFEIFEKRYRYPSLMLIGFLYNLGIWIDKFMFWYTTGTGQPVIGPLRASIIYDIPVFLAYLAIIPGMAVFLLRIETDFVEYYDAFYDAVRGGASLQHIERMQGAMVEALRDGVWEILKIQAMAALLLFAAAPTLLQWLHIPTLYLPLLYIDVIAASMQVVFMGVINVFFYLDKRRIVLWLVGGFVLLNVALTALTLASSPAAYGYGFAGALFVVMLASLYWLDRKLETLEYETFMLQ; this is translated from the coding sequence ATGGCCGGAATCGGTTTCGAACTGCGCAAGATGCTCCGTCGCAACACGCTGACGGGGCTGATGCAGGCCTATACCTACGCGGGGCTGATCGGCGCCGGGCCGTGGGTGCTGTCGATCGTCGGGATTTTGCTGATCGGCGTGCTGAGCGTGCCGTTCGCGCAGCCCAACGGCGCCGTCACCCAGTTCCAGGTGTCGGTCACCTACCTGATCGCGGTGTCGCTGGTGCTGACCGGGCCGCTGCAGCTCTGGTACACGCGTTTCACCTCGGACCGCCTGTTCGAGAAGCGCCGCGACCTGGTGCTGCCGAACTTCCATGCCGTGATGGCGGTGGTGACGGTGGTGTCGGCCGTGGCGGGTGCGCTGCTGGTGCTGTTCGCGTTCGGCGGACAGACCGCCGCCTACCGGCTGCTGATGCTGGCCGGCTTCGTGGTGATGGGCAACATCTGGATCGCCACCATCTTCCTGTCGGGCATGAAGCGCTACGTGGCGATCATCGTGGTGTTCTTCGTCGGCTACGCGGTTACCACGGCGGCCGCGCTGGCGCTCGCCGGCTTCGGCCTGGCGGGCCTGCTGGCCGGCTTCGTGGCGGGCCAGACGCTGCTGCTGTGCGGCCTGCTCGGGCTGATCTACCGCGACTTCGAGAGCGACCGCTTCATCTCGTTCGAGATCTTCGAGAAGCGCTACCGCTATCCGTCGCTGATGCTGATCGGCTTCCTCTACAACCTCGGCATCTGGATCGACAAGTTCATGTTCTGGTACACCACCGGCACCGGGCAGCCGGTGATCGGGCCGCTGCGCGCGTCGATCATCTACGACATCCCGGTGTTCCTCGCCTATCTCGCCATCATCCCGGGCATGGCGGTGTTCCTGCTGCGCATCGAGACCGATTTCGTCGAATACTACGACGCGTTCTACGACGCGGTGCGCGGCGGCGCCTCGCTGCAGCACATCGAGCGCATGCAGGGCGCGATGGTGGAGGCGCTGCGCGACGGCGTGTGGGAGATCCTCAAGATCCAGGCGATGGCCGCGCTGCTGCTGTTCGCGGCCGCGCCCACGCTGCTGCAATGGCTGCACATTCCCACCCTGTACCTGCCGCTGCTCTACATCGACGTGATCGCCGCGAGCATGCAGGTGGTGTTCATGGGCGTGATCAACGTGTTCTTCTATCTCGACAAGCGGCGCATCGTGCTGTGGCTGGTGGGCGGCTTCGTGCTGCTGAACGTGGCGCTGACGGCGCTGACGCTGGCCTCGAGCCCGGCCGCCTACGGCTACGGCTTCGCCGGCGCGCTGTTCGTGGTGATGCTGGCGAGCCTCTACTGGCTCGACCGCAAGCTCGAGACGCTCGAATACGAGACCTTCATGCTGCAGTGA
- a CDS encoding nucleoside hydrolase, whose translation MSKTTRRSFLMTTTALAAGTLFPLTSFAAGERRDVIIDTDPGQDDTIAILFALAARDRLDVRALTAVAGNVPLELTSRNARIIRDWAGRTQTLPVYAGCARPLARELVTAANVHGKTGIEGVELPEPLAPLAPQHAVQYLIETLRAAPKRSITLCTLGPQTNLAAALAEAPEIGEALREIVMMGGAFFERGNITPVAEFNVYVDPEATRAVLASGVPITVVPRDVAVKAAITPARIAPFRALGNRCGKIVADIMTAEVAYQRATAGVDWAPMYDPSATGYLIEPSLFKGRAVNVEVETGSALTLGETVIDWTGRTGRKPNATWITEVDADGFYAALHRRIASLP comes from the coding sequence ATGTCCAAGACAACCAGGCGGAGCTTTCTCATGACGACCACCGCACTCGCGGCGGGCACGCTGTTCCCGCTCACCAGTTTCGCGGCCGGCGAGCGGCGCGATGTGATCATCGACACCGATCCGGGCCAGGACGACACCATCGCGATCCTGTTCGCACTGGCCGCGCGCGACCGGCTCGACGTGCGCGCGCTGACGGCGGTGGCCGGCAACGTGCCGCTCGAACTGACCTCGCGCAACGCGCGCATCATCCGCGACTGGGCCGGCCGCACGCAGACGCTGCCCGTCTACGCCGGCTGTGCGCGCCCGCTCGCGCGCGAACTCGTGACGGCGGCCAACGTGCACGGCAAAACCGGCATCGAGGGCGTCGAGCTGCCCGAGCCGCTCGCCCCGCTCGCCCCGCAGCACGCCGTGCAATACCTGATCGAGACGCTGCGCGCGGCGCCCAAGCGGAGCATCACGCTCTGCACGCTCGGCCCGCAGACCAACCTCGCCGCCGCGCTGGCCGAGGCGCCGGAGATCGGCGAGGCGCTGCGCGAGATCGTGATGATGGGCGGCGCCTTCTTCGAGCGCGGCAACATCACGCCGGTGGCCGAGTTCAACGTCTACGTCGATCCCGAGGCGACGCGGGCGGTGCTGGCAAGCGGCGTGCCGATCACCGTGGTACCGCGCGACGTGGCCGTGAAGGCCGCGATCACGCCGGCGCGCATCGCGCCGTTCCGCGCGCTCGGCAACCGCTGCGGAAAGATCGTCGCCGACATCATGACGGCCGAGGTCGCGTACCAGCGGGCCACGGCCGGCGTCGACTGGGCGCCGATGTACGACCCGAGCGCGACCGGCTACCTGATCGAGCCGTCGCTGTTCAAGGGCCGCGCCGTCAACGTCGAGGTCGAGACCGGCAGCGCGCTGACGCTCGGCGAAACGGTGATCGACTGGACCGGGCGCACCGGGCGCAAGCCGAATGCGACCTGGATCACCGAGGTCGACGCGGACGGCTTCTACGCGGCGCTCCACCGGCGCATCGCCAGCCTGCCGTGA
- the pelF gene encoding GT4 family glycosyltransferase PelF, whose amino-acid sequence MSTPPSCALPRAASADVLLLLEGTFPYVSGGVSSWVNQMIRAFPEQSFALCFLGSRPQDYTKQHYALPDNVVHLETHYLYDFAPPPLVKKMGGDADAFARSAQLHETMRNPALRTVGAQLLKQMLADLKPGGALAEDAFLYSKQAWDYLTEQYRARCTDPSFVDYFWTVRIMHKPLWQLARVAEGLPAGRVLHTVSTGYAGFLGALAHYRTGRPLLVSEHGIYTKERKIDLFQSEWIRDNRSIFERDVSQVGYFRDLWVRFFQALGRACYDAADDIIALYEGNRQRQILDGAPAPRTGTIPNGVNLARLAPLRERRAAEVPKTLCLIGRVVPIKDIKTFIRAMLTVLRRMPEAEAWIAGPEDEDLAYAQECRALVDSLGLKDKVKFLGFQKIDELLPKCGLLVLSSISEALPLVVLEGFAAGVPSVTTDVGSCRQLIEGLPGEDAALGAAGRVVQIADPRALAEAAIDLFDDANWHAAQAAGVARVERYYTQDQMVDSYRTLYRRLMDAPTRPAGDGAALATSG is encoded by the coding sequence ATGTCCACACCCCCCTCCTGCGCGCTGCCGCGCGCCGCCTCCGCCGACGTGCTGCTGCTGCTCGAGGGCACGTTTCCATACGTGAGCGGCGGCGTGTCGAGCTGGGTCAACCAGATGATCCGCGCGTTTCCCGAGCAGAGCTTCGCGCTGTGCTTCCTCGGCAGCCGGCCGCAGGACTACACGAAGCAGCACTATGCGCTGCCCGACAACGTGGTGCATCTGGAGACCCACTATCTCTACGATTTCGCGCCGCCGCCGCTGGTCAAGAAGATGGGCGGCGACGCCGACGCCTTCGCGCGCTCGGCGCAGCTGCACGAGACGATGCGCAACCCGGCGCTGCGCACGGTGGGCGCGCAGCTGCTCAAGCAGATGCTGGCCGACCTGAAGCCGGGCGGCGCGCTCGCCGAGGACGCCTTCCTCTACTCGAAGCAAGCCTGGGATTACCTGACCGAGCAATACCGGGCGCGCTGCACCGATCCCTCGTTCGTCGACTACTTCTGGACCGTGCGCATCATGCACAAGCCGCTCTGGCAGCTCGCGCGCGTGGCCGAGGGGCTGCCGGCGGGCCGCGTGCTGCACACCGTCTCCACCGGTTACGCGGGCTTCCTGGGGGCGCTCGCGCATTACCGCACCGGGCGCCCGCTGCTGGTGTCCGAGCACGGCATCTACACGAAGGAACGCAAGATCGACCTGTTCCAGAGCGAGTGGATTCGCGACAATCGCAGCATCTTCGAGCGCGACGTCTCGCAGGTCGGCTACTTCCGCGACCTGTGGGTGCGCTTCTTCCAGGCGCTCGGGCGTGCCTGCTACGACGCGGCCGACGACATCATCGCGCTCTACGAGGGCAACCGGCAGCGCCAGATTCTCGACGGCGCGCCGGCGCCGCGCACCGGCACGATTCCGAACGGCGTGAATCTGGCGCGCCTCGCGCCGCTGCGCGAGCGGCGCGCGGCCGAGGTGCCCAAGACGCTGTGCCTGATCGGCCGCGTGGTGCCGATCAAGGACATCAAGACCTTCATCCGCGCGATGCTGACCGTGCTGCGCCGGATGCCCGAGGCCGAGGCCTGGATCGCCGGCCCCGAGGACGAGGATCTGGCCTACGCGCAGGAGTGCCGCGCGCTGGTGGACAGCCTCGGCCTGAAGGACAAGGTGAAGTTCCTCGGCTTCCAGAAGATCGACGAGCTGCTGCCCAAGTGCGGGCTGCTGGTGCTCAGCTCGATCTCCGAGGCGCTGCCGCTGGTGGTGCTGGAAGGGTTCGCGGCCGGCGTGCCGTCGGTGACCACCGACGTCGGCTCGTGCCGCCAGCTGATCGAGGGGCTGCCCGGCGAGGACGCCGCGCTCGGCGCGGCCGGGCGCGTGGTGCAGATCGCCGATCCGCGCGCGCTCGCCGAGGCCGCCATCGACCTGTTCGACGACGCCAACTGGCATGCGGCGCAGGCCGCCGGCGTGGCGCGCGTCGAGCGCTACTACACGCAGGACCAGATGGTCGATTCGTACCGCACGCTGTACCGGCGCCTGATGGACGCGCCGACGCGGCCGGCCGGGGACGGCGCGGCCCTTGCCACGTCGGGTTGA
- a CDS encoding IclR family transcriptional regulator domain-containing protein: MKKAPLDKRDWIAGLEKGLMILEAFDSEHARMTPTQAAARTGLTRTAARRYLLTLESLGYVHTDGKLYGLTPRVLRVGWSYFDSARLPRMVQPYLQQLSATLNASAYVSVLDDWELVVIARNGVSRVMTTGFVLGARVPAPLASAGVVLLAHRHAAAEVAAWLDTTELPPYTPHTLTNKTRLQQTIAQARENGYALIEQQLQVGVRGIAVPLKNRQGEVVAALSTNMPIGGEAPAAALARVLPPLQETALAMLNVL, from the coding sequence ATGAAAAAAGCCCCTCTCGACAAGCGCGACTGGATCGCCGGCCTGGAAAAAGGCCTGATGATCCTCGAGGCGTTCGACAGCGAACACGCGCGCATGACGCCGACCCAGGCGGCCGCGCGCACCGGCCTCACGCGCACCGCCGCGCGCCGCTACCTGCTCACGCTCGAGTCGCTCGGCTACGTGCACACCGACGGCAAGCTCTACGGCCTCACGCCGCGCGTGCTGCGGGTGGGCTGGTCCTACTTCGACTCGGCGCGGCTGCCGCGCATGGTGCAGCCCTACCTGCAGCAGCTCAGCGCCACGCTGAACGCATCGGCCTACGTCAGCGTGCTCGACGACTGGGAGCTGGTGGTGATCGCACGCAACGGCGTGTCGCGCGTGATGACCACCGGCTTCGTGCTCGGCGCGCGCGTGCCGGCGCCGCTCGCCTCGGCCGGCGTGGTGCTGCTGGCGCACCGCCACGCCGCCGCCGAAGTGGCCGCCTGGCTCGACACCACCGAGCTGCCGCCCTACACGCCGCACACGCTGACCAACAAGACGCGGCTGCAGCAGACCATCGCGCAGGCGCGCGAGAACGGCTACGCGCTGATCGAGCAGCAGCTGCAGGTGGGCGTGCGCGGCATCGCGGTGCCGCTGAAGAACCGCCAGGGCGAGGTGGTGGCCGCGCTCAGCACCAACATGCCGATCGGCGGCGAAGCGCCGGCCGCCGCGCTGGCGCGCGTGCTGCCGCCGCTGCAGGAAACGGCGCTGGCGATGCTGAACGTGCTGTAG
- a CDS encoding carboxymuconolactone decarboxylase family protein — protein sequence MNGLRLEYWNLSPRLLQGLRDVKDGLEHSTLGLPLIELVYLRIAQINGCSFCLNKHTKSLRERNETDRRLAELAGWRVSSQFTAREKAALEWTESLTHVAVTHADDASYRPLEGHFSAVEISDLTFAIALMNAMTRLAVGMRRD from the coding sequence ATGAACGGTTTGCGCCTCGAATACTGGAATTTGTCGCCGCGGCTGCTGCAGGGTCTGCGCGACGTCAAGGACGGCCTCGAACACAGCACGCTGGGGCTGCCGCTGATCGAGCTCGTCTACCTGCGCATCGCGCAGATCAATGGCTGCTCGTTCTGCCTCAACAAGCACACCAAGAGCCTGCGCGAGCGCAACGAGACCGACCGCCGCCTGGCCGAGCTGGCCGGCTGGCGCGTCAGCTCGCAGTTCACGGCGCGGGAGAAGGCCGCGCTCGAATGGACGGAGTCGCTCACGCACGTGGCCGTGACGCATGCCGACGACGCGTCGTACCGGCCGCTCGAAGGCCATTTCAGCGCGGTGGAGATCTCGGACCTGACGTTCGCGATCGCGCTGATGAACGCCATGACGCGGCTCGCGGTGGGCATGCGTCGCGACTGA
- a CDS encoding PLP-dependent aminotransferase family protein — protein sequence MAGHEHLQYGSEDPLYRQIYERFRRAIANGTYAPGARVPSVRNLASELQISRGTVELAYDLLIGEGYLVARGQAGTIVSPSLAPQQVRDSLQRADTARPVARPYDAAMESSPPPFQLGLPALDLFPHKLWATLVTRQARVQSRLFAYPNPAGYQPLREAISAYLHISRGLDCSPEQVFVLPGYRGVIGLLSHTLLRPLDELWLEDPCFPPSRYLFAEMGARIVPVPVDKDGISVAKGRELAPHARFALVTPAHQSPLGVPLSLARRLELIAWAQQNNAFIIEDDYDSEFRYDGRSLPALASLVTTGNVLYVGTFSKALSPALRLAYLVVPKPLVARFNEACARLHDGCPMLIQGVTADFINEGYFARHLKKMRAAYSQRREMVIESMRATFGGRMQYEDLPCGLNLLASLDDAEDDRLLAQRAKSRNLAVEPLSGRYIEAPPKKGLLLGFANVKSQEKALALARELKAAIEAQ from the coding sequence TTGGCGGGACATGAGCATTTGCAATACGGCAGCGAAGACCCCTTGTATCGGCAGATCTATGAACGCTTTCGCCGCGCGATCGCGAACGGCACCTATGCGCCCGGCGCGCGCGTGCCGTCGGTGCGCAACTTGGCGAGCGAACTGCAGATCTCGCGCGGCACCGTCGAACTCGCCTACGATCTGCTGATCGGCGAGGGCTACCTGGTGGCGCGCGGCCAGGCCGGCACCATCGTGTCGCCGTCGCTCGCGCCGCAGCAGGTGCGCGATTCGCTGCAGCGCGCCGACACCGCACGCCCCGTGGCACGCCCGTACGATGCCGCGATGGAATCGAGTCCGCCGCCGTTCCAACTCGGACTGCCGGCGCTCGACCTGTTCCCGCACAAGCTCTGGGCCACGCTCGTCACGCGTCAGGCGCGCGTGCAGAGCCGGCTGTTCGCCTATCCGAACCCGGCCGGCTACCAGCCGCTGCGCGAGGCGATCTCGGCCTATCTGCACATCTCGCGCGGGCTCGACTGCTCGCCCGAGCAGGTGTTCGTGCTGCCCGGCTACCGCGGCGTGATCGGCCTGCTCTCGCACACGCTGCTGCGCCCGCTCGACGAGCTCTGGCTGGAGGACCCGTGCTTCCCCCCGAGCCGCTACCTGTTTGCGGAAATGGGCGCGCGGATCGTGCCGGTGCCGGTGGACAAGGACGGGATCAGCGTCGCCAAGGGCAGGGAGCTCGCTCCGCATGCGCGCTTCGCGCTCGTCACGCCCGCGCACCAGAGCCCGCTCGGCGTGCCGCTGTCGCTCGCGCGGCGGCTCGAGCTGATCGCCTGGGCGCAGCAGAACAACGCGTTCATCATCGAGGACGACTACGACAGCGAGTTCCGCTACGATGGCCGCTCGCTGCCCGCGCTCGCCAGCCTCGTGACAACCGGCAACGTGCTCTACGTGGGCACCTTCAGCAAGGCGCTGAGCCCGGCGCTGCGGCTCGCCTACCTGGTCGTTCCCAAGCCGCTCGTGGCGCGCTTCAACGAGGCCTGCGCGCGCCTGCACGACGGCTGCCCGATGCTGATCCAGGGCGTGACCGCCGACTTCATCAACGAAGGCTATTTCGCGCGGCACCTGAAGAAGATGCGGGCCGCCTACTCGCAGCGTCGCGAGATGGTGATCGAAAGCATGCGCGCCACGTTCGGCGGCCGCATGCAGTACGAGGACCTGCCCTGCGGCCTGAACCTGCTCGCGAGCCTCGACGACGCCGAGGACGACCGCCTGCTCGCCCAGCGCGCCAAGAGCCGCAACCTCGCGGTGGAGCCGCTATCGGGCCGGTATATCGAGGCGCCGCCGAAGAAGGGACTGCTGCTCGGCTTCGCGAACGTGAAGTCGCAGGAGAAGGCGCTCGCGCTCGCGCGCGAGCTGAAGGCGGCGATCGAGGCGCAGTGA
- a CDS encoding 4-hydroxyphenylpyruvate dioxygenase family protein, protein MSSHFSASSATTYPISPDANPLGIAGLEFVEFAAPAPDELARRFVQLGFKAIARHVSKAVTLYRQGQMHFLLNAEPDSFASRYAEEYGMGVCAIGIRVDSAPRAFDLALELGAWAFEGERIGQGELAIPAIQGIGDSHLYFVDRWRGRGGLSGGTGDISIFDIDFRPIDPATAQADLQHVGTGLRRVDHMTQTVGAGRMPEWLEFYRDLLHFREIHELNANWHLSDESRVMVSPCGEIRIPLYEEGTSRTQLMHDYLPDHPGEGVQHVALATDDIVACVDALAANGVEFVEPPAAYYDSIDARLPEHRLDVEALRRRGILVDGEIVDGVPKLFFQTFVKRRPGEIFFEIVQRSGHHGFGEGNLGVLARAREQAPR, encoded by the coding sequence ATGTCCAGCCACTTTTCCGCGTCGTCGGCGACGACGTACCCGATCTCGCCGGACGCGAACCCGCTCGGCATCGCGGGGCTCGAATTCGTCGAATTCGCGGCACCCGCGCCCGACGAACTGGCGCGCCGCTTCGTCCAGCTCGGCTTCAAGGCGATCGCGCGGCACGTCAGCAAGGCAGTCACGCTGTACCGGCAAGGCCAGATGCATTTCCTGCTCAACGCCGAGCCCGATTCGTTCGCCTCGCGCTACGCGGAGGAATACGGCATGGGCGTGTGCGCGATCGGGATTCGCGTGGACAGCGCGCCGCGCGCGTTCGACCTCGCGCTCGAACTGGGCGCCTGGGCGTTCGAGGGCGAGCGGATCGGCCAGGGCGAGCTGGCGATCCCGGCGATCCAGGGCATCGGCGATTCGCACCTCTATTTCGTCGACCGCTGGCGCGGGCGCGGCGGGCTGTCGGGCGGCACCGGCGACATCTCGATCTTCGACATCGATTTCCGGCCGATCGACCCGGCCACCGCCCAGGCCGACCTGCAGCACGTCGGCACCGGGCTGCGGCGCGTCGATCACATGACGCAGACGGTGGGCGCCGGGCGCATGCCGGAATGGCTCGAGTTCTATCGCGACCTGCTGCACTTCCGCGAGATCCACGAGCTGAACGCGAACTGGCACCTGTCGGACGAATCGCGCGTGATGGTGTCGCCGTGCGGCGAGATCCGCATTCCGCTCTACGAGGAAGGCACCTCGCGCACGCAGCTGATGCACGACTACCTGCCCGATCATCCGGGCGAGGGCGTGCAGCACGTCGCGCTCGCCACCGACGACATCGTCGCCTGCGTGGACGCGCTCGCCGCGAACGGCGTCGAATTCGTCGAACCGCCGGCCGCCTATTACGATTCGATCGACGCGCGGCTGCCGGAGCACCGGCTCGACGTCGAGGCGCTGCGCCGGCGCGGCATCCTGGTGGACGGCGAGATTGTCGACGGCGTGCCGAAGCTGTTCTTCCAGACCTTCGTCAAGCGCCGGCCCGGCGAAATCTTCTTCGAGATCGTCCAGCGCAGCGGCCATCACGGCTTCGGCGAGGGCAACCTGGGCGTGCTGGCACGGGCGCGCGAGCAGGCGCCGCGCTGA
- a CDS encoding DUF2239 family protein, translated as MSDTVSLPRYSGFEGVTHLASGDLATVALAIRQAARAADARTVLLFDNATGRAIDVDLRGSDDEILARLAAAAGTGAAAPDPDAGGEAAAEGPPAGGAPRGRGRPRLGVVAREVTLLPRHWDWLASQPGGASVALRKLVDEARRVSGERDRRRAAHARACHFMSALAGDLPGFEEAARALLADDAAGLRQRIAGWPADVQAHLLRLAQPGPAEA; from the coding sequence ATGTCCGATACCGTTTCCCTGCCGCGCTACAGCGGCTTCGAGGGCGTCACGCACCTGGCGTCCGGCGATCTCGCGACGGTTGCGCTCGCGATTCGCCAGGCGGCGCGGGCGGCCGACGCGCGCACGGTGCTGCTGTTCGACAATGCGACGGGCCGTGCCATCGACGTCGACCTGCGCGGCAGCGACGACGAGATCCTTGCCCGCCTGGCCGCCGCGGCCGGCACCGGGGCCGCCGCCCCCGACCCCGACGCCGGCGGCGAGGCGGCCGCCGAGGGGCCGCCTGCCGGCGGGGCGCCGCGTGGCCGGGGCCGGCCCAGGCTCGGCGTGGTCGCGCGCGAGGTCACGCTGCTGCCGCGCCACTGGGACTGGCTGGCCAGCCAGCCGGGCGGCGCCTCGGTGGCGCTGCGCAAGCTGGTGGACGAGGCGCGCCGCGTGTCCGGCGAGCGCGACCGGCGGCGCGCCGCGCACGCGCGCGCCTGTCACTTCATGTCGGCGCTGGCGGGCGACCTGCCGGGCTTCGAGGAAGCCGCGCGCGCGCTGCTCGCCGACGACGCGGCCGGCCTCCGGCAGCGCATCGCCGGCTGGCCCGCCGACGTCCAGGCCCATCTGCTGCGGCTCGCGCAGCCCGGGCCGGCCGAAGCCTGA
- the shiA gene encoding shikimate transporter, whose amino-acid sequence MTPAYDSLDQAGAQRARSQARKAALGSFVGAVVDWYDFLLYGIVAALVFNAAFFPKVSPTMGTLAAFATFGVGFLFRPLGGVVFGHYGDRLGRKRMLVLTVMMMGVSTVAIGLLPSFASIGWWAPVLLVLLRALQGFAVGGEWGGAALMAVESAPAKRKAFYSSGVQVGYGVGLVLATGIVSLLSSTLGDDAFRAWAWRIPFLASAVLVLIGLWVRSSMDESQEFVEKVEHARRKLRMPVLEALSRHPRAFLYIVALRLAELFSMYIVTAFALSYSTANLGMPRELFLNIGLLVGAISCVTIPCFAWLADRFGLRRVYITGALIGLASAVPFFVALEARSTVWIVIFAVMLANVAHDMVVSVQQPLFTELFGAEYRYSGAGVGYQFASVVGGGFTPFIAVALVSVGGGSWHLVAAYLALGCLISVLVAARMRAA is encoded by the coding sequence ATGACCCCCGCTTACGATTCACTCGATCAGGCCGGCGCGCAACGCGCGCGCAGCCAGGCCCGCAAGGCGGCGCTCGGCAGTTTCGTCGGCGCCGTGGTCGACTGGTACGACTTCCTGCTGTACGGGATCGTCGCCGCGCTGGTATTCAACGCCGCGTTCTTCCCGAAGGTCAGCCCCACCATGGGCACGCTCGCCGCGTTCGCCACGTTCGGCGTCGGCTTCCTGTTCCGCCCGCTCGGCGGCGTGGTGTTCGGCCACTACGGCGACCGGCTCGGCCGCAAGCGCATGCTGGTGCTGACGGTGATGATGATGGGCGTGTCGACGGTGGCGATCGGCCTGCTGCCGAGCTTCGCCAGCATCGGCTGGTGGGCGCCGGTGCTGCTGGTGCTGCTGCGCGCGCTGCAGGGCTTCGCGGTGGGCGGCGAATGGGGCGGCGCGGCGCTGATGGCGGTGGAAAGCGCCCCGGCCAAGCGCAAGGCGTTCTACAGCAGCGGCGTGCAGGTGGGCTACGGCGTGGGCCTCGTGCTGGCCACCGGCATCGTCTCGCTGCTGAGCAGCACGCTCGGCGACGACGCGTTTCGCGCCTGGGCCTGGCGCATCCCGTTCCTCGCCAGCGCGGTGCTGGTGCTGATCGGCCTGTGGGTGCGTTCGAGCATGGACGAATCGCAGGAGTTCGTGGAAAAGGTCGAGCACGCCCGCCGCAAGCTGCGGATGCCGGTGCTCGAGGCGCTCTCGCGCCATCCGCGCGCGTTCCTCTACATCGTCGCGCTGCGGCTCGCCGAGCTGTTCTCGATGTACATCGTCACCGCGTTCGCGCTCAGCTACTCCACCGCCAATCTCGGCATGCCGCGCGAGCTGTTCCTGAACATCGGCCTGCTGGTGGGCGCGATCAGCTGCGTGACGATCCCCTGCTTCGCCTGGCTCGCCGACCGCTTCGGCCTGCGCCGCGTCTACATCACCGGCGCGCTGATCGGGCTCGCCTCGGCGGTGCCGTTCTTCGTCGCGCTGGAAGCGCGCTCCACGGTCTGGATCGTGATCTTCGCGGTGATGCTGGCCAACGTCGCGCACGACATGGTGGTGAGCGTGCAGCAGCCGCTCTTCACCGAGCTGTTCGGCGCCGAGTATCGCTACAGCGGCGCGGGCGTCGGCTACCAGTTCGCGAGCGTGGTCGGCGGCGGCTTCACGCCGTTCATCGCGGTGGCGCTGGTCAGCGTCGGCGGCGGCTCGTGGCACCTGGTGGCCGCCTATCTCGCGCTCGGCTGCCTGATCTCGGTGCTGGTCGCCGCGCGCATGCGCGCGGCCTGA